GCCGCGATGAAGATCGAAGGCACGGCCGGCGGCGGCGCGGTGACGATCGCGATGTCCGGGACGAAGGAGATCACGGCCTGCCGCATCGACAAGGATGCCGTCGATCCGTCGGACCTCGAAATGCTCCAGGACCTGATCGTCGCCGCCGCCCGCGACGCCGGCCGCAAGGTCGACGAAGAAGTCCAGCGGAAGACCTCGAAGATGCTGGGCGGAATGGTGCCGGGGCTTTGAAGAGAAAATTCGAAATTCGAAGTTCGAAATCCGAAACAAATTCAAATTACGAAATCTCAAAGTCCGAGACGAGCCCGAAATCCGAATGATGGAAACTCGAAATGCGAACGACCTGCTCATGGGCCCGGAGTCGGATGCCCGTCCGACATGCGCGAATCCGGCCGGAGCTTCCGGCACGGCGCGGGCACATCGGGTCCGTCGGCCCGTTTCGGGTTTTGAATTTCGAATTTTCGGTCTGTTTTGGATTTTGGATTTCGGATTTCAGATTTCGGATTTCTCCAGATAGATGTCCCTCCTTCCCAAGAGCTTCGAGCGGCTCGCGGCAGCCTTCGAACGGCTCCCCGGCATCGGCGCAAAGGGTGCCGCGCGCATCGCCTACCACCTTCTCCGGGCGCCCCGCGAAGAGGCCGCGGCGCTCGCGGAGGCGGTCGTGTCCGCCCGGGAGCGCGTCCGCCGCTGCTCGATCTGCAACATGCTGACCGAAGAGGATCCATGCCCGGTGTGCTCCGACCCGGCGCGCGACGGATCGATTCTCTGCGTCGTGGAGGACGCCGCCGACGTCCCGGTGATCGAGCGCACCCGCGAGTTCCGCGGCCGCTACCACGTCCTGGGAGGAGCGCTCTCGCCGCTCCGCGGCGTGGGGCCGGAAGACATCGACATACGCGGACTGCTCGAGCGCGTCGACGGCGGCATCCGGGAGGTGGTCGTCGCGACCGACCCGAACGTCGAGGGGGAGGCGACCGCGCTCTACCTCGCGCGGCTGCTCAAGCCCCGGAACGTCTCGGTCACG
The Thermoanaerobaculia bacterium DNA segment above includes these coding regions:
- a CDS encoding YbaB/EbfC family nucleoid-associated protein, with product MNIRQMMKQAQAMQDKVQAELAAMKIEGTAGGGAVTIAMSGTKEITACRIDKDAVDPSDLEMLQDLIVAAARDAGRKVDEEVQRKTSKMLGGMVPGL
- the recR gene encoding recombination mediator RecR, encoding MSLLPKSFERLAAAFERLPGIGAKGAARIAYHLLRAPREEAAALAEAVVSARERVRRCSICNMLTEEDPCPVCSDPARDGSILCVVEDAADVPVIERTREFRGRYHVLGGALSPLRGVGPEDIDIRGLLERVDGGIREVVVATDPNVEGEATALYLARLLKPRNVSVTRIAFGLPVGGDLEYADEVTMARSLMNRREI